Part of the Aquamicrobium lusatiense genome is shown below.
CCCTGTAAGCCTTTCGCCGCACAACTTGAAAGCAGCCGGCCAAACTGCGACAACAGCATCAACATAACCGATTGCGGACTGGACAGGCGATGAAGACGTTTTTCGTGCAGATCAAATGCGACCTCGGCAAATCCTATGAGGTGGCCAGCGAGCTGGCGGATGCCGAGATCGCTTCCGAGATCTACTCAACTGCCGGCCAGTTCGACCTGCTCGCCAAGTTCTATGTCGATGATGACGAGGATGTCGGCCACTTCGTCAATCAGCGCGTGCAGATCATTCCGGGCATCAAGGATACTTTTACGATGGTGACTTTCCGGGCCTTCTAGGTAGTTGCGGTGAGCGAGCCCCCCTGAGGGTGGCTAGGCGCACCTGCCTTATGCATGCCGCAAGGGAAGTGTTTGCACTATTCACGGCTTTCGTTTTCGTTTAAAAGCGAAAAAAGCGAAAACGGAGCCATGCAGCATGCCGGATATGTATCTGCCGCCACGCCACGCCGAAATCCTCCAGATGGCCAAGGACAGGGGCAGGGTTCTGGTCGATGATCTTGCCGCCCATTTTGCCGTCACGCCGCAGACAATACGCAAGGATCTCAACGACCTGTGTGACCAGCGCCTGCTGAGCCGCATTCACGGCGGCGCGCTGTTTCCGTCTGGCATCGAGAACATGGAGTATGAGGCGCGGCGCAAGATCGCGGCCGACGAGAAGGATGCGATCGGGAAGGCCGCCGCGGAACTCATTCCCGACAATGCTTCCCTGTTCATCAACATCGGCACCACCACGGAAGCGGTCAGCAAGGCGCTTCTCGATCATTCCGGCCTGATGGTCATTACCAATAATATCAATGTTGCCAACAGGATGCGGGTTTACCCTTCGATTGAGGTCGTGATCGCGGGCGGCGTTGTGCGCGGCTCCGATGGCGGTGTCGTCGGCGAGGCCGCGGTCGATTTCATCCGCCAGTTCAAGGTCGATTACGCAGTAATCGGAGCCTCCGCGATCGATCATGACGGGGCACTGCTCGATTTCGATTTTCGCGAGGTGAAGGTGGCACAGGCGATCATCGCCAATGCGCGCCATGTCATCCTCGTTTCCGACAGGACCAAGTTCGAGCGCACGGCTCCGGTGCGCATCGGGCACCTGTCGCAGGTCAACACCATGATCACCGACCGGTGCGAGATCGAGTCTGTTCGGCGCATCTGCTCAGATGCAGGCGTGACGCTGATCGAGACATCGGCAGCCGGTGGATGACTGTCAGATTTTCGTCATGTTTCGTTTGACATTCGTATTTAGTTCGTAATAATTCTCTTATGGTTTGGATGCCGGCAAATTTGCTGCGCTGCGAAACCATGGGAGGCATTTGGTGGATAGTTCCCCAGTCTATGACATTCTTGTCGTCGGCGGCGGCATCAACGGTTGCGGTATCGCCCGTGACGCCGTGGGCCGGGGATATTCGGTTTTCCTTGCCGAAATGGACGATCTGGCCAGCGGCACCTCGTCTGGCTCCACCAAGCTCATTCATGGCGGCCTTCGCTATCTGGAACATTACGAGTTCCGGCTGGTGCGCGAAGCGCTCATGGAGCGCGAGGTTCTGTGGCGCAATGCGCCGCACATCATCTGGCCGATGCGCTTCGTCCTGCCCTATGCGAAAGGTCTGCGTCCTGCATGGATGCTGCGGCTCGGCCTGTTCATCTACGATTATATCGGCGGGCGAAAGCTGCTGCCGCCGACGCGCACGCTCGACATGCGTCGCGATCCTTCAGGCAAGCCACTCAAGCCCGGTTTCGCTAAAGCTTTTGAATATTCGGATGGCTGGGTCAACGATGCCCGCCTCGTTGTGCTGAATGCAACCGATGCCGCGGCGCGGGGTGCGGAAATCCACACCCGGACCATGGTGGAGGATGCCCGCTTCGAGGATGGTATCTGGAGCATTCTTCTTCATGACCGGCTGACTGAGGAGCATCGCGAGGTCAGGGCGCGTCTGGTTGTCAATGCCGCAGGTCCGTGGGTTGATCAGGTGCTGTCGCGTGCGCTTGGTCGCAACAACGCTCACAATGTGCGCCTCGTGCAGGGCAGTCATATTGTCGTGCGCAGAAAATTCGATGATCCGCGCGCCTATTTCTTCCAGAATGCGGACGGGCGCATCATTTTCGCGATCCCCTACGAGGAAGAATTTACGCTGATCGGCACGACCGACCAGGATTATGCGGGCGATCCGCATGATGTGAAGATCACCGATGCGGAGATCGATTATCTTTGCGCCGCGGCCAGCGAATATTTCGTCGAGCCTGTGCAGCGCTCCGATATCGTATGGACCTATTCCGCTGTGCGTCCGCTTTACGATGATGGAGCGTCGAAGGCGCAGGAAGCAACGCGCGATTATGTGCTGAGAACCGAGCCGGGCGACGGGCCGATCATCAACGCTTTTGGCGGCAAGATCACGACTTATCGGCGCCTTGCGGAATCCATGCTTGAGAAGATCGAGGGCATCCTCGGCAAAAAAGGTCGGTCATGGACGGCAGATGCGCCGCTGCCCGGCGGTGATTTTCCACCGACCGGCTATGAGGCTGAAGTGGAGAAGTTGCGGAAGGCATATCCTTTCCTTGATCTTCACCATGCACGGCGGCTTGTGCGTCTTTACGGCACGAATGCCGGTGTTCTGCTGGGCGATGCGAAATCTCTCGCTGAACTGGGCCGGAATTTCGGCGCCGATCTCTATGAAGCCGAAGTGCGTTACCTTGTCGATCATGAGTGGGCGGTGACGTCGGAAGATGTACTGTGGCGCAGGACCAAGCGTGGTCTGAGGTTGTCGCAGAAGGAAGCCGCTGCGCTGGATGAGTTTATGAAGGGCCTGAGCCGCCGGGAATCGGCTGCGGCGGAATAGCGGGGAGGGGCCTGTGCTGGAATTACGAAATGTTTCCAAGGTGGTGGGTGGAGAAACGCATATTGCGGATGTCTCGCTTTCCCTGAACCATGGATCACTAAACGTGCTGCTTGGTCCTACCCTTTCGGGCAAGAGCAGCCTGATGCGCCTGATGGCGGGCCTCGACGTGCCGAGCAGCGGCTCCGTCTGGTTCGACGGCAGGGATGTGACCGGAACGCCCGTGCAGAAGCGCAACGTTGCCATGGTCTACCAGCAGTTCATCAACTATCCGGCGATGACGGTCTATGAGAACATCGCCTCGCCACTGCGCGTGGCTGGTGTCGACAAGGCAAAGATCGACCGCGAGGTGCGCCGTGCGGCCGAACTGCTCAAGCTGACGCCCTATCTCGATCGCACGCCGCTCAATCTCTCCGGCGGGCAGCAGCAGCGCACGGCGCTCGCGCGCGCCATCGTCAAGAATGCCAGCCTTGTGCTTCTGGATGAGCCGCTGGCCAATCTCGACTACAAGCTGCGTGAGGAATTGCGGCTGGAACTGCCGCGCATCTTCGCTGAAGCCGGCACGATCTTCGTTTACGCGACCACTGAGCCGCATGAGGCATTGCTGCTGGGCGGCAACACGGCAACGCTTTCGCAAGGGCGCATCACCCAGTTCGGGTCGACCGTTGAAGTCTTCCGCAAGCCGGTCGATCTGCTGACCGCGCGCACATTCGCGGATCCGCCCCTCAACACCATCGTGCTGCCGAAGAAGGGCGCTTCGTTCATTCTCGACGGCGCGATCAACCTGCCGGTCTCCCCGGAGATCGCATCCATTGCTGACGGCAGCTATACGATCGGCTTCCAGCCGCATCATCTGTCGCTTGAGCGCGTCGATGCAGCGTCCGTGCCGGTTCGCGCCAGGGTTTCCGTTACCGAGATCACCGGTTCGGAAAGCTTCGTGCATCTGGATTTCGCCGATGTGCGCTGGGTAATGCTGGCCCATGGCATCCATCAGTTTGAGCCGGACGATGAGATCGAGGTCTTCATCGATCCCCGCCACATCATGGTGTTCGACGCCGCCGGCCGGTCGGTCGCGGTGGCCGGACAGGCGGCATAGGAGCGGGACACATGGCACGCATCGATCTCGACCATATCCGCCACTCATATCTGCCCAACCCGACGCGCGATGAGCATTTCGCGCTGCGCGAAGTGCATCACACTTTCGAGGATGGCGGCGCCTACGCGCTTCTGGGACCTTCCGGCTGCGGAAAAACCACGCTGCTCAACATCATTTCAGGGTTGTTGAAGCCCTCGCACGGCAAGCTTCTGTTCGATGGCAAGGACATCACCAACCTGTCGACGCAGGAGCGCAACATTGCTCAGGTGTTCCAGTTTCCGGTGATCTACGACACCATGACGGTGTACGACAATCTGGCCTTTCCGCTGCGCAATCGCGGCGTGTCCGAGCCCGAGGTCGACCGCAAGGTGCGCGAGACGCTGGCCATGATCGATCTGGCCGACTGGGCAAAGCGCAAGGCGCGGGGGCTCACAGCCGACCAGAAACAGAAGATTTCGCTGGGTCGCGGTCTGGTGCGCTCCGACGTCAACGCCATCCTGTTCGACGAGCCGCTGACCGTCATCGATCCGCACATGAAATGGGTGCTGCGCTCGCAGCTCAAGCAGCTTCACCGCCGATTCGGCCACACCATGGTCTATGTGACTCATGACCAGACCGAAGCCCTGACCTTCGCCGAGCACGTGGTCGTCATGTATGACGGCCAGATCGTGCAGATCGGCACGCCGGCCGAACTGTTCGAGCGGCCAAAGCACACATTCGTCGGCTATTTCATCGGCTCTCCGGGCATGAATTTCCTCGCCACGGAAATCGACGGCAATGCCGCCCGGCTGGGCAGCCAGACTATTAAACTGCCCGCCGCGCCGTCCGTCGGACCCGGAAAGATCGAACTGGGCATCCGCCCCGAATATGTGCGTGTCGGCAGAGAGGGCATGCCGGTTTCCGTCACCCGTATCGATGATGTGGGCCGCCACAAGGTGCTGCGCGCTACGCTCGAAGGTCAGGACATCGCGGCTATCGTCGGCGAGGATGCGGAGATCCCGGCCGAGCCCCACGTTCTGTTCGATCCGGCCGGCATCAACATCTATGCCGATTCATGGCGGGTGGAGATGGGG
Proteins encoded:
- a CDS encoding Lrp/AsnC ligand binding domain-containing protein — translated: MKTFFVQIKCDLGKSYEVASELADAEIASEIYSTAGQFDLLAKFYVDDDEDVGHFVNQRVQIIPGIKDTFTMVTFRAF
- a CDS encoding DeoR/GlpR family DNA-binding transcription regulator produces the protein MYLPPRHAEILQMAKDRGRVLVDDLAAHFAVTPQTIRKDLNDLCDQRLLSRIHGGALFPSGIENMEYEARRKIAADEKDAIGKAAAELIPDNASLFINIGTTTEAVSKALLDHSGLMVITNNINVANRMRVYPSIEVVIAGGVVRGSDGGVVGEAAVDFIRQFKVDYAVIGASAIDHDGALLDFDFREVKVAQAIIANARHVILVSDRTKFERTAPVRIGHLSQVNTMITDRCEIESVRRICSDAGVTLIETSAAGG
- the glpD gene encoding glycerol-3-phosphate dehydrogenase, giving the protein MDSSPVYDILVVGGGINGCGIARDAVGRGYSVFLAEMDDLASGTSSGSTKLIHGGLRYLEHYEFRLVREALMEREVLWRNAPHIIWPMRFVLPYAKGLRPAWMLRLGLFIYDYIGGRKLLPPTRTLDMRRDPSGKPLKPGFAKAFEYSDGWVNDARLVVLNATDAAARGAEIHTRTMVEDARFEDGIWSILLHDRLTEEHREVRARLVVNAAGPWVDQVLSRALGRNNAHNVRLVQGSHIVVRRKFDDPRAYFFQNADGRIIFAIPYEEEFTLIGTTDQDYAGDPHDVKITDAEIDYLCAAASEYFVEPVQRSDIVWTYSAVRPLYDDGASKAQEATRDYVLRTEPGDGPIINAFGGKITTYRRLAESMLEKIEGILGKKGRSWTADAPLPGGDFPPTGYEAEVEKLRKAYPFLDLHHARRLVRLYGTNAGVLLGDAKSLAELGRNFGADLYEAEVRYLVDHEWAVTSEDVLWRRTKRGLRLSQKEAAALDEFMKGLSRRESAAAE
- a CDS encoding ATP-binding cassette domain-containing protein, with protein sequence MLELRNVSKVVGGETHIADVSLSLNHGSLNVLLGPTLSGKSSLMRLMAGLDVPSSGSVWFDGRDVTGTPVQKRNVAMVYQQFINYPAMTVYENIASPLRVAGVDKAKIDREVRRAAELLKLTPYLDRTPLNLSGGQQQRTALARAIVKNASLVLLDEPLANLDYKLREELRLELPRIFAEAGTIFVYATTEPHEALLLGGNTATLSQGRITQFGSTVEVFRKPVDLLTARTFADPPLNTIVLPKKGASFILDGAINLPVSPEIASIADGSYTIGFQPHHLSLERVDAASVPVRARVSVTEITGSESFVHLDFADVRWVMLAHGIHQFEPDDEIEVFIDPRHIMVFDAAGRSVAVAGQAA